From a single Calothrix sp. NIES-2098 genomic region:
- a CDS encoding CAAX amino terminal protease family protein yields MSFILFAYIIFVCIHFFQTKPRTKYHQSENSLKIFHFKEVLLNTIVFIFNFYLFSWITFAIIYLICSVFLKVPNQYYYNDLFSHIAGIGGASASTIIMLLAVKNRSRFAFKDYLGLKKINFKQLGVWVLLLLGYIIAETIVNYLIHPPEQTDLLKGYQEHLFIPILYIYSLIFAPIFEETLYRGFLFQGIINSRLGKVGALVISSLFFAFAHFHYNLYNQFLVFCTGIFLGIARIKTDSILLTMVLHSLFNLYAVTYILLYIHNSYF; encoded by the coding sequence ATGTCTTTTATATTGTTTGCCTATATTATTTTTGTTTGCATTCATTTTTTCCAAACCAAGCCGAGAACTAAATATCATCAAAGTGAAAATTCATTAAAAATATTCCATTTCAAAGAAGTTCTATTAAATACTATTGTATTTATTTTTAATTTTTATTTATTTTCTTGGATAACCTTTGCAATTATCTATCTCATATGTTCTGTCTTTCTTAAAGTCCCAAATCAATATTATTACAACGATCTTTTTAGCCATATTGCAGGTATTGGTGGAGCTAGTGCTAGTACAATAATTATGTTACTAGCAGTCAAAAATCGTTCGAGATTTGCCTTTAAAGACTATCTAGGATTGAAAAAAATTAATTTTAAGCAGTTAGGTGTCTGGGTATTATTATTACTTGGATATATAATTGCTGAAACGATCGTAAACTATTTAATCCACCCTCCCGAACAAACAGACTTGTTAAAAGGCTATCAAGAACATCTTTTTATTCCTATTCTGTATATATATAGTTTAATATTTGCGCCTATATTTGAAGAAACTCTGTATAGGGGATTTCTGTTTCAAGGAATAATTAATTCTCGCTTAGGTAAAGTAGGTGCTTTAGTCATTAGTTCATTATTTTTTGCATTCGCTCATTTTCATTACAATCTTTATAATCAATTTTTAGTATTTTGTACTGGTATTTTTTTGGGAATAGCTCGCATTAAAACTGATTCGATTTTATTAACTATGGTTTTACACAGTTTATTTAATTTATATGCGGTTACTTATATTTTGCTCTATATTCATAATAGTTACTTCTAA
- a CDS encoding alpha/beta hydrolase fold protein codes for MFQPLGFEQRSIITSLGRIVYYTNTGSLWQKDVTTKGERKTLVFLHGFGGGSSAYEWSKVYPAFASDYRILAPDLLGWGRSEHLGRNYTIEDYLTAIQEFLQQTCIEPVTAIASSLTAAIVIRVAIAHPNLFKSLILTTPAGLSDFGEDYSRSFFAQLASIPIVDRLLYSTGVATSNGIRTFLEQRQFAQPSRVYQEIVDAYLESAQQPNAEYTALSFVRGDLCFDLSLYIQQLTTPTAIIWGEKSQFTGPEIGRRLADLNPQAIRVFQHLEDVGLTPQLELPAVTIGLIRQFLPLLDS; via the coding sequence ATGTTTCAGCCACTAGGATTTGAGCAACGCTCGATAATTACCTCGCTGGGGAGAATAGTGTACTATACGAACACTGGTTCACTTTGGCAAAAAGATGTCACTACAAAAGGCGAACGGAAAACTTTGGTGTTTCTACACGGCTTTGGTGGTGGTTCTTCTGCTTATGAATGGTCTAAAGTTTATCCCGCTTTCGCCAGCGACTATCGCATTCTTGCTCCAGACTTATTAGGTTGGGGTAGATCTGAGCATTTAGGAAGAAATTATACGATTGAAGATTATTTGACCGCGATTCAGGAGTTTTTGCAGCAGACTTGTATAGAACCTGTAACAGCGATCGCTTCTTCCCTCACCGCAGCTATTGTAATTCGAGTGGCGATCGCTCATCCCAATCTATTCAAATCTCTGATTCTTACCACTCCCGCCGGACTTTCGGATTTTGGTGAAGATTACTCTCGCAGCTTTTTTGCTCAGTTAGCCAGCATTCCGATTGTAGATCGTTTGTTGTACAGCACGGGAGTAGCTACTAGTAACGGAATTCGCACCTTCTTAGAGCAACGACAATTTGCCCAACCTAGCCGAGTTTACCAAGAAATTGTCGATGCTTATTTAGAATCTGCACAACAACCGAATGCTGAGTACACCGCGCTGTCTTTTGTCCGCGGCGATTTGTGCTTTGATTTATCTTTGTATATTCAGCAATTGACTACTCCCACCGCGATTATTTGGGGAGAAAAATCGCAATTTACCGGGCCAGAAATTGGTCGTCGTCTCGCCGATCTCAATCCCCAAGCAATTCGAGTTTTCCAACATTTAGAAGATGTGGGATTAACACCACAGTTAGAATTACCAGCAGTAACGATTGGTTTAATTCGACAGTTTTTACCTTTGCTAGATTCTTAG